From the genome of Virgibacillus proomii, one region includes:
- a CDS encoding zinc-dependent alcohol dehydrogenase, translating to MLAAVFDKIGSLYLQQRDDPKITSSTDVKIKVGAASICGTDVHILSDPPGHPATTGIIQGHEFMGEVVEVGSDVNNVTKGDRVVVDPTTLCGECFFCKSGMVNMCKDSSTIGIFKDGGWATYCVLPSQNVHVISKQVPPEVAVLAEPLSCVMNGIKKLNIQPGDRVVILGAGPMGQLFIQLVKAAGANKIICSDLSEYRLEYAKRSGATRIINPKHEDVLQVILEETDIGADVVIDCVGALFNQAIPLIRKGGQILLVGMNEHALPAISQYEITRNEITVKGTYIQNYDFPKIVKILEGKQLNLDILLTHTIRLDQIHKGIEIMRKGEAIKIVVYPS from the coding sequence ATGTTAGCAGCAGTGTTTGATAAGATTGGGAGTTTATATTTACAACAACGAGATGATCCGAAAATTACTTCCAGTACAGATGTAAAGATAAAAGTAGGAGCAGCGAGTATTTGTGGAACAGATGTTCATATTTTATCAGACCCGCCTGGGCACCCAGCAACAACTGGAATTATTCAAGGACATGAGTTTATGGGAGAAGTAGTGGAGGTTGGCAGTGATGTCAATAATGTTACGAAAGGTGATAGGGTAGTGGTCGACCCGACAACGCTATGCGGAGAATGCTTTTTTTGTAAAAGCGGAATGGTAAATATGTGTAAAGACAGTTCAACGATTGGCATATTTAAGGATGGAGGATGGGCAACTTATTGTGTTTTACCTTCACAAAATGTACATGTGATTTCAAAACAAGTACCCCCAGAAGTGGCTGTTTTAGCTGAACCTTTATCCTGTGTGATGAATGGAATTAAAAAGTTAAATATTCAACCAGGAGATAGAGTCGTTATTTTAGGGGCTGGTCCCATGGGGCAATTATTTATTCAACTGGTGAAGGCTGCAGGAGCCAATAAAATCATTTGCTCCGATTTGTCCGAATACCGGTTGGAATATGCAAAACGATCCGGGGCTACGCGCATTATTAACCCTAAACATGAAGATGTATTACAGGTGATTTTAGAAGAAACAGATATCGGTGCAGATGTCGTGATTGATTGTGTCGGTGCTCTATTTAACCAAGCGATTCCTCTTATTCGTAAAGGCGGACAGATTCTGCTTGTCGGTATGAATGAGCATGCTCTACCAGCTATTAGTCAATACGAGATAACAAGAAATGAAATTACAGTAAAGGGAACGTATATTCAAAACTATGATTTTCCGAAAATAGTCAAAATCTTAGAAGGAAAGCAATTAAATCTAGATATTCTACTAACACATACCATTCGGTTAGATCAAATTCATAAGGGAATAGAAATCATGAGAAAAGGAGAAGCAATTAAAATTGTTGTCTATCCAAGTTAA